In Magnolia sinica isolate HGM2019 chromosome 12, MsV1, whole genome shotgun sequence, a single genomic region encodes these proteins:
- the LOC131220558 gene encoding uncharacterized protein LOC131220558, whose translation MKIPTDWWAAYGVDPNRKDPALKKLAMRILGLTCSASGCERNWSTFEAIHTKKRNRLEQKKLNDLVFVQYNQKLRERFQTRKEKPGFFDPICLDELDADNEWLVETEDPVFAGEDLTWAQVEDAAYGSTPGEGSTTRRRRMGGATGRVVAVNPLKRLRRLKKEMVIMMIKLKIIHHWMLMKY comes from the exons ATGAAAATACCTA ctgactggtgggctgcctatggagtggacccgaacaggaaggatccagctctaaagaagctggctatgaggattcttggactcacgtgttctgccagtggttgcgagcgcaattggagcacgttcgaggcA attcataccaagaaaaggaatcgccttgagcaaaaaaagctcaacgacttggttttcgttcaatacaatcaaaaattgcgagaacgattccaaactaggaaagaaaagcccggtttctttgaccctatctgcttagatgagttggatgcagataacgagtggctcgtagagacggaggacccggtatttgctggagaggacctgacatgggcacaagttgaagatgccgcatacggatcgacacctggtgaaggtagtaccactcgaaggcgaaggatGGGGGGAGCCACggggcgagtagtagccgtcaacccgttgaagagattgaggagattgaaaaaggagatggtgataatgatgatcaagctaaagatcatccaccattggatgttgatgaagtattag